One Bombus pyrosoma isolate SC7728 linkage group LG11, ASM1482585v1, whole genome shotgun sequence DNA segment encodes these proteins:
- the LOC122573207 gene encoding MATH and LRR domain-containing protein PFE0570w-like yields MATNDALMTFLANTVQENEKILQESCLKSQINIKHKKDYDKLFIRLNYICQMKATKDGVQLNSWCKKNVISYIYGPISGFPSGSWWGIRMDCSRDRVHDPFDENIQNGPFGVTSICTSNINLNEDVDLGNSLTLTGQKYSAGTLEKDPLIKNYENQVPVRLIRSYNLFNDFAPKTGYRYDGLYIVTNFWIGVNTDSIKYYKFALSRLNDQEPPSWSTKLAPLAIGNHLSTLHSSSTPLQNCLKNSAPNMHEFKKYSHGSEFIIQKGKHENSDGFLQTQNIENKKVDETKKGVIESAIVTRHVFKKLNTNTECTINIPNMPIMPENKSLTHIGNKGSKTHNTNISIRTGLYNSSHSIQNDSKKNTSSLFCRTVKAINIVKTNQHIESWNLSNKDKNKNLDGKAQTIISNEFPKRVNYISFNTVKPELMKIKLPKGVNAEINSDTNDTSLNSCYRLECNSTHKEITNDSKDVCNNIVNSSNTTTNMLNMTNCMYKNEISPHKMVSKELQQFKSIDSLPPDKIVHLINSKNHPLSKLLMGNMIGLTSEQSVALQTEDVITTKPEIKDKVVTRNSGKEEMKERTKFEVISDDLDGSRCYKFRRRRKLSRKTTNKSEMLKYNKIHNEKFKKETVQSLDILEYPGKSREKTDICKNLKNKSIKKKTVQKRELSDPTRYIKKNTGSTIGARIHLQAVRKIDSSIKKHINKKKIREITNLLIDAKIGPKIRGPRYRRLRCINKCTEQSCEHFNTAMYTLNKCKVNSERSTFQDRNKLTKITHCKRVKSQTRNVKMSKTLNFNCSKIGKNLTISKKANKNYIAKPVINNNNNMKNNDNDNVDNNKRDKNKRSRYIKKNVKIVENNDTTIKDRKRKLMQTICRDSKCNKINEELQKSCKKDISKPCKTDAVTQCSLLQEPAIKNLKLNDFVQNNVRNEQYTFIKIEYGSDFKDMLTTKLGDKNKGHHSTFRSSTEKCVSCTKTASNLQHAINSNVSLSSNTLSAKEQNKFSPERVSAFVPVNIPDNDLKIARLRSIGFKPIDFSNSDEGINSQDKRNKVLKQSVTEKYNKYTNEENDIVVYMDDELQYQDIEDEDKNSSSTRDKTLNSKMYTEQLNKMILEKEPYNSLLEQDLESPWHGWKKIVTNKDTYWIGW; encoded by the exons ATGGCTACAAATGATGCTTTAATGACCTTTCTTGCAAACACTGttcaagaaaatgaaaagatattgCAGGAGTCATGTCTCAAAAGTCAA ataaatattaaacataagAAAGATTATGACAAGTTGTTTATCAGACTTAATTACATCTGTCAAATGAAAGCAACCAAAGACGGAGTGCAGTTAAATTCGTggtgtaaaaaaaat gttataagttatatatatgGACCTATCTCAGGATTTCCATCTGGTTCATGGTGGGGTATCCGTATGGATTGTTCTAGAGATCGTGTTCATGACCCCtttgatgaaaatattcaaaatggaCCATTTGGAGTTACTTCAATTTGTACTTCAAATATTAACCTAAATGAAGATGTAGATTTGGGTAATTCTCTTACTCTTACAGGACAAAAGTATTCTGCTGGTACATTAGAAAAAGATCcacttattaaaaattatgaaaatcaaGTACCAGTGAGATTAATTAGAagctataatttattcaacgaCTTTGCACCTAAAACAGGTTATAGATATGATGGTTTGTACATTGTAACAAACTTTTGGATAGGTGTAAATACagattctataaaatattataaatttgctTTGTCACGTTTAAACGATCAAGAGCCACCATCGTGGAGTACCAAACTGGCTCCTTTAGCTATAGGTAATCATCTATCTACTTTACATTCTTCTTCTACACCTTTACAAAACTGCTTAAAAAATTCTGCTCCAAACATgcatgaatttaaaaaatattcacatggttctgaatttataattcagAAAGGGAAACATGAAAACTCAGATGGATTTTTACAAActcaaaatattgaaaacaaaaaggtagatgaaacaaagaaaggtGTAATTGAAAGTGCAATAGTGACTCGCcatgtatttaaaaagttaaatacTAATACAGAGTGTACAATAAATATACCAAACATGCCTATTATGCCAGAAAACAAATCATTAACTCATATTGGAAATAAAGGATCTAAAACCCATAATACAAACATTTCTATACGTACAGGATTATATAATTCATCTCACAGCATACAAAACGATAGTAAGAAAAATACTTCATCACTATTTTGTAGAACGGTTAAAGcgattaatattgtaaaaactAATCAACACATAGAAAGTTGGAATTTATccaacaaagataaaaataaaaatctagaTGGTAAAGCTCAAACAATCATATCAAACGAATTTCCTAAgcgtgttaattatatttcttttaacacTGTAAAACcagaattaatgaaaataaaacttccTAAAGGTGTCAATGCAGAAATAAACAGCGATACAAATGATACAAGTTTAAATTCTTGTTATAGACTTGAATGCAATAGTACACATAAAGAAATAACTAACGATTCCAAAGACGTATGTAACAATATCGTAAATTCATCCAATACAACAACTAATATGTTAAACATGACAAactgtatgtataaaaatgaaatttcaccaCATAAAATGGTATCCAAAGAATTACAGCAATTCAAATCAATTGATTCATTGCCACCAgataaaattgttcatttGATTAACAGCAAAAACCATCCTTTATCAAAATTACTAATGGGTAATATGATAGGATTAACGTCAGAACAATCTGTAGCATTACAAACAGAAGATGTAATAACAACCAAGccagaaattaaagataaggTAGTAACTCGAAACAGTggtaaagaagaaatgaaggaAAGGACTAAATTTGAAGTTATTTCAGATGATTTAGATGGATCAAGATGTTACAAATTTAGAAGACGCAGAAAACTGTCTAGAAAAACAACAAATAAGTCAGAGAtgctaaaatataataaaatacataatgaaaagtttaaaaaagaaactgtacAGTCTTTAGATATCTTAGAATATCCTGGAAAAAGTAGAGAGAAAACGGatatttgcaagaatttaaaaaataaaagtataaaaaagaaaacagtacAAAAGAGAGAACTGTCAGATCCAACAAGATATATTAAGAAGAATACTGGAAGTACAATAGGAGCAAGAATACATTTACAAGctgtaagaaaaattgattcttcaataaagaaacatataaataaaaaaaaaataagagaaattacaaatttattaatagacGCAAAAATTGGACCTAAGATACGTGGTCCACGATATAGAAGATTGCGTTGTATTAACAAATGTACAGAACAATCATGTGAGCATTTTAATACTGCAATGTATACATTGAACAAATGTAAAGTTAATTCAGAACGATCTACTTTCCAAGATAGAAATAAACTTACAAAAATAACTCACTGTAAACGTGTTAAAAGTCAAACTAGGAATGTTAAAATGtcaaaaacattaaattttaattgtagtAAAATTGGCAAGAATCTCACTATTTCTAAAAAAGcaaataagaattatattgCAAAACcggttataaataataataataatatgaaaaataatgacaatgataacgttgataataataagagagacaagaataaaagatcaagatatataaagaaaaatgtgaaaattgtagaaaataacgatacaacgattaaagatcgaaaaagaaaactgaTGCAAACAATTTGCAGAGATtcaaaatgcaataaaattaacgaagaattGCAAAAGAGctgtaaaaaagatatttcaaaaccGTGTAAAACAGATGCTGTTACTCAATGTTCTCTCCTTCAAGAACCTGCAATAAAGAATCTGAAATTGAACGATTTCGTGCAAAATAACGTTCGTAATGAACAATacacatttattaaaatagaatacgGTAGTGATTTTAAAGATATGCTAACTACAAAGTTaggtgataaaaataaaggcCATCATTCTACATTTCGATCATCTACAGAAAAATGTGTATCTTGTACAAAAACTGCATCTAATTTACAGCACGCCATAAATTCAAATGTATCGTTAAGTAGCAATACCTTGAGTgcaaaagaacaaaataaattttcacctGAAAGGGTATCTGCATTTGTACCTGTTAACATCCCGGATAATGATCTAAAAATTGCTCGTTTAAGGTCAATAGGATTTAAACCAATTGATTTTAGTAATAGCGATGAAGGTATTAACAGTcaagataaaagaaacaaagtacTAAAACAAAGCGTTAccgaaaaatacaataaatacacAAATGAGGAAAACGATATTGTCGTTTATATGGATGATGAATTACAATATCAAGATATTGAGGATGaggataaaaattcttcatctACCAGAGACAAAACTTTGAATTCAAAAATGTATActgaacaattaaataaaatgattttagaaaaagaaCCATACAATTCACTATTAGAACAAGATCTAGAATCACCATGGCATGGGTGGAAAAAGATTGTAACAAATAAAGATACATATTGGATAGGTTGGTAA
- the LOC122573210 gene encoding transmembrane protein 184B isoform X1, with amino-acid sequence MSSTVTTEPSTSLSDMMSTTAIPEKAAPIFLQTRAAQGIAGAFVWVALFITCQQIYQHLRWYTNPTEQRWIVRILFIVPIYATYSWVSLLFFNSESYYVYFFTVRDCYEAFVIYNFLSLCYEYLGGEGNIMSEIRGKPIRSNCLYGTCCLVGKTYTIGFLRFCKQATLQFCLVKPVMAFVIIFLQAFGHYRDGDWSPDGGYIYITIIYNISVSLALYGLFLFYFATRDLLTPFEPVLKFCTVKSVIFLSFWQGVLLAILEKANVISPISLDQSTSAGTVSAGYQNFLICIEMLFAAIALRYAFPYQVYSAGCVTDSRGRSVTMQSISSSLKETMNPKDIMTDAIHNFHPQYQQYTQYSSGAPKGQRGMRISSFDPDDPQNMPIPPPQRRHTSHQRVATISQNYNEKTMLLSSDDEFQ; translated from the exons ATGAGTAGTACGGTGACAACGGAACCATCTACATCTCTTAGCGATATGATGTCTACAACTGCAATTCCTGAGAAAGCAGCTCCAATATTCTTACAAACACGAGCGGCACAAGGTATTGCTGGTGCATTTGTTTGGGTCGCATTATTCATAACTTGTCAACAG ATCTACCAGCATTTAAGGTGGTATACTAATCCCACAGAACAAAGATGGATAGTGAGAATTCTGTTTATAGTTCCAATTTATGCAACATATTCTTGGGTGTCTCTACTATTTTTCAACAGTGAAAGTTATTATGTTTACTTTTTTACTGTACGGGACTGTTACGAAgcatttgttatatataactTCTTGTCTCTATGCTACGAGTACCTGGGTGGTGAAGGAAATATTATGTCTGAAATACGTGGCAAACCTATTCGTTCTAATTGTTTATATGGAACATGCTGTTTGGTTGGAAAAACATATACAATTGGTTTTCTTAGATTTTGCAAACAAGCTACTTTGCAATTTTGCTTGGTAAAACCAGTAATGGCATTTGTCATTATATTCCTTCAAGCATTTGGTCATTATAGAGATGGAGATTGGTCCCCAGATGGAggctatatttatataactataatttataatatcagtGTATCTCTTGCACTTTATggactttttctcttttattttgctaCAAGAGACCTGTTAACACCATTTGAACCTGtcttaaaattttgtactGTTAAAAGTGTTATCTTCCTCTCATTTTGGCAAg GGGTGTTATTGGCTATTCTTGAGAAAGCAAATGTAATTTCTCCTATAAGTTTAGATCAATCAACTAGTGCGGGCACAGTTTCTGCTGGTTATCAAAACTTTTTGATTTGCATTGAAATGTTATTTGCTGCTATAGCTTTACGCTATGCGTTTCCATATCAAGTGTATTCAGCTGGTTGTGTTACGGATTCAAGAGGAAGAAGTGTAACGATGCAAAGTATCAGTAGCAGTTTAAAA GAAACCATGAATCCAAAAGATATAATGACTGATGCCATCCACAACTTCCATCCACAGTATCAACAATATACGCAATATAGTTCtg GAGCTCCTAAAGGACAACGTGGTATGCGGATATCCAGCTTCGATCCAGATGATCCACAGAATATGCCAATACCACCGCCTCAAAGACGGCATACTTCTCATCAACGTGTTGCTACAATCTCTCAAAATTATAATGAGAAAACAATGCTGTTGAGCAGTGATGATGAGTTCCAGTAG
- the LOC122573210 gene encoding transmembrane protein 184B isoform X2, producing MSSTVTTEPSTSLSDMMSTTAIPEKAAPIFLQTRAAQGIAGAFVWVALFITCQQIYQHLRWYTNPTEQRWIVRILFIVPIYATYSWVSLLFFNSESYYVYFFTVRDCYEAFVIYNFLSLCYEYLGGEGNIMSEIRGKPIRSNCLYGTCCLVGKTYTIGFLRFCKQATLQFCLVKPVMAFVIIFLQAFGHYRDGDWSPDGGYIYITIIYNISVSLALYGLFLFYFATRDLLTPFEPVLKFCTVKSVIFLSFWQGVLLAILEKANVISPISLDQSTSAGTVSAGYQNFLICIEMLFAAIALRYAFPYQVYSAGCVTDSRGRSVTMQSISSSLKETMNPKDIMTDAIHNFHPQYQQYTQYSSDVNTNLPYEKL from the exons ATGAGTAGTACGGTGACAACGGAACCATCTACATCTCTTAGCGATATGATGTCTACAACTGCAATTCCTGAGAAAGCAGCTCCAATATTCTTACAAACACGAGCGGCACAAGGTATTGCTGGTGCATTTGTTTGGGTCGCATTATTCATAACTTGTCAACAG ATCTACCAGCATTTAAGGTGGTATACTAATCCCACAGAACAAAGATGGATAGTGAGAATTCTGTTTATAGTTCCAATTTATGCAACATATTCTTGGGTGTCTCTACTATTTTTCAACAGTGAAAGTTATTATGTTTACTTTTTTACTGTACGGGACTGTTACGAAgcatttgttatatataactTCTTGTCTCTATGCTACGAGTACCTGGGTGGTGAAGGAAATATTATGTCTGAAATACGTGGCAAACCTATTCGTTCTAATTGTTTATATGGAACATGCTGTTTGGTTGGAAAAACATATACAATTGGTTTTCTTAGATTTTGCAAACAAGCTACTTTGCAATTTTGCTTGGTAAAACCAGTAATGGCATTTGTCATTATATTCCTTCAAGCATTTGGTCATTATAGAGATGGAGATTGGTCCCCAGATGGAggctatatttatataactataatttataatatcagtGTATCTCTTGCACTTTATggactttttctcttttattttgctaCAAGAGACCTGTTAACACCATTTGAACCTGtcttaaaattttgtactGTTAAAAGTGTTATCTTCCTCTCATTTTGGCAAg GGGTGTTATTGGCTATTCTTGAGAAAGCAAATGTAATTTCTCCTATAAGTTTAGATCAATCAACTAGTGCGGGCACAGTTTCTGCTGGTTATCAAAACTTTTTGATTTGCATTGAAATGTTATTTGCTGCTATAGCTTTACGCTATGCGTTTCCATATCAAGTGTATTCAGCTGGTTGTGTTACGGATTCAAGAGGAAGAAGTGTAACGATGCAAAGTATCAGTAGCAGTTTAAAA GAAACCATGAATCCAAAAGATATAATGACTGATGCCATCCACAACTTCCATCCACAGTATCAACAATATACGCAATATAGTTCtg ACGTTAATACCAACTTGCCGTATGAAAAACTATGA
- the LOC122573214 gene encoding syntaxin-8, which yields MALIYIEDNDPWLTEYDACEKLYREIMEQFTARNKHSKTLQAYASISANIRIRLKQYNREVQQLKNKVDDALKSKAITAEEAERRIRQIEVLKSRDVQLQKLCDARTNNLVSSRANLLTSGTSAFADGGTTSWAADDDDDKPIDTQICVVDLMTQQDRILEEQNKGLEELCKVIARQKQIGQTISNEVDHQNEIIDNLSNHMDRTDESLITKTQHVQTINFKDRTCGYWIVIILLFICIIIVALLP from the exons ATGGCACTCATTTATATCGAAGACAACGATCCCTG GTTAACGGAATATGATGCCTGTGAGAAACTTTACAGAGAGATTATGGAACAATTTACAGCTCGCAATAAACATTCAAAAACTTTGCAAGCATATGCAAGTATATCTGCAAATATACGAATTCGTCTAAAACAGTATAATCGTGAAGTCCAACAACTTAAGAATAAAGTAGATGATGCTTTAAAATCTAAAGCTAT AACTGCTGAAGAAGCAGAAAGAAGGATACGTCAAATTGAGGTATTGAAGAGCAGGGATgtacaattacaaaaattgtgtGATGCACGTACAAATAATCTTGTATCTTCTCGTGCAAATTTACTTACATCAGGAACATCAGCTTTTGCAGATGGAGGCACAACCTCTTGGGCAGCTGATGACGACGATGATAAACCTATAGATACACAAATATGTGTTGTTGATCTTATGACTCAACAAGATAGGATTCTAGAAg AGCAAAATAAAGGCTTGGAAGAGTTATGTAAAGTCATTGCAAGGCAAAAACAAATTGGCCAAACCATTAGCAATGAAGTAGATCACCAAAATG aaataatcgataatttatcCAATCATATGGATAGGACTGATGAATCATTAATTACCAAAACGCAGCACGtacaaacaattaatttcaaagatcGTACATGTGGCTACTGgatagtaataattttactttttatttgtatcatCATAGTTGCTTTACttccataa
- the LOC122573208 gene encoding probable cytosolic oligopeptidase A, producing the protein MLLRNIKMASFCGKRIILSQNSFLKIPRRNGYLILVPEIGEDLPGRYPLLKEDKSPEFTNITIEKCVAVIGRQSLEFEETVKTLGKQIENVNSISPENLFKNVLNPIEEIDTSLNITWGIAKTLYLGNQSLMPTQYYISISERAKRASAFKYINKPIYQACKDVLNNNESELNVEQKRILARYILEGRLNGLELSQKKKEQFVALKLWLSEKIKKYSQKVQTAINNLTFTIRDPNIVRDFPEELLKSMAVNPTQFLAGPWIVILTPDILEPFMEHCHDRALRWRVWDANVIKASLLHDRSVQTSTTLEEIRQKRNQEAHLLGHKSFADLSMETKMAGSVQNIHYVLDNLLATARPAQEYEIKELQAFANEKGLDGALQHWDIAYWGRKQLHSVYMYKEEDLNNYFLLPKVLCGLFELIETLFDVKIIESKKLDLWHKDVRFFDVFDLKHSSTDPVGSFYLDPYARGDEKVRVSQNAGYTVEIQNRSKICGIKPLVALIFNFAPPMGEKPSLLSFKDLQTLFRQFGHALHHILTKVEYTHIAGLSFVEWDALFISDYLLENWLYEPSFVQRISCHQVTEEPLPLNIVEKIRDSKTHLSGYNLCKELYLSEFDLELYSGKEFWNSIMNRLWKKYFVLPPYKKDSHICSFDAIFSGQWAAAYYSHVWSKMIAADLYSAFQDISYKNKESLKELGGRYRESFLSVGGTYSARENFRKFSGRDPSPKALLKNLRLDTKCSMSEITNDTIQGNLK; encoded by the exons ATGCttttaagaaatatcaaaatggCTTCATTTTGTGGCAAAAGAATTATTCTATCACAAAatagttttttaaaaattccaagacGTAATGGTTATTTGATTCT TGTCCCAGAAATCGGAGAAGATTTACCAGGAAGATATCCTTTactaaaagaagataaaagtccggaatttacaaatattacaatagaaaaatgtgTTGCTGTTATTGGAAGGCAATCattagaatttgaagaaacagTTAAAACCTTAGGGAAACAAATAGAaa ATGTTAACAGTATTTCtccagaaaatttatttaaaaacgtatTAAACCCTATAGAGGAAATAGATACCTCTTTGAATATTACATGGGGCATTgcaaaaacattatatttagGAAATCAAAGTTTAATGCCtacacaatattatataagtattaGTGAACGTGCTAAACGAGCTTCCgcttttaaatacattaataaaccAATATATCAAGCATGTAAAGATGTCTtgaataataatgaaagtGAATTAAATGTTGaacagaaaagaattttagcAAGATATATATTGGAAGGGAGATTAAATGGATTAGAATTGTctcagaagaaaaaagaacaatttgtAGCGTTGAAATTATGGTTgtctgaaaaaattaaaaaatattcacaaaaaGTACAG ACAGCCATAAATAATCTTACTTTTACTATAAGAGACCCTAATATTGTAAGAGATTTTCCTGAAGAGTTACTAAAATCTATGGCAGTAAATCCTACACAGTTTCTTGCAGGACCATGGATAGTGATTTTAACTCCTGATATCCTGGAACCATTTATGG AACATTGTCATGATCGTGCTTTAAGATGGAGAGTTTGGGATGCAAATGTTATCAAAGCATCTTTATTACATGATAGATCGGTACAAACAAGTACAACATTAGAAGAAATTAGACAGAAAAGAAATCAAGAGGCTCATTTATTGGGACACAAGTCATTTGCTGACTTAAGTATGGAAACTAAGATGGCAGGCagtgtacaaaatattcattatgtATTGGATAATTTACTAGCCACag CTCGACCTGCTcaagaatatgaaattaaagaactTCAAGCatttgcaaatgaaaaagGTTTAGATGGTGCACTTCAACATTGGGATATAGCATATTGGGGTAGAAAACAACTACATTCTGTGTACat GTACAAGGAAGaggatttaaataattattttcttctaccgAAAGTGTTATGTGGCTTATTTGAACTTATTGAAACGTTATTTGATGTAAAGATTATTGAATCCAAGAAGCTAGATCTCTGGCATAAAGATGTTCGATTTTTTGATGTCTTTGATTTAAAACATTCAAGTACTGATCCAGTAGGTAGTTTTTATTTAGATCCATATGCAAGAGGAGATGAGAAAGTTCGAGTGTCACAGAATGCAGGATATACAGTAGAAATACAAAACAGAAGTAAAATATGTGGCATAAAACCATTAGTtgcattaatattcaattttgcaCCACCCATGGGTGAGAAACCTTCTTTACTTTCGTTTAAGGACCTTCAAACGTTATTTCGGCAG TTCGGACATGCATTACATCATATATTAACAAAGGTGGAATACACACATATTGCAGGACTTTCGTTTGTAGAATGGGATGCACTATTTATTTCTGACTATCTTCTTGAAAATTG GTTATATGAACCATCATTTGTGCAAAGAATTTCATGTCATCAAGTTACTGAAGAACCATTACCTCTTAATATAGTTGAAAAAATAAGGGATTCAAAGACGCATTTATCTGGTTACAATTTATGTAAAGAACTGTATTTGTCAGAATTTGATTTAGAATTATATTCTGG CAAAGAATTTTGGAATAGCATAATGAACCGtttatggaaaaaatattttgtacttcCTCCATATAAGAAGGACAGCCATATTTGTTCTTTTGATGCTATCTTTAGTGGACAATGGGCAGCTGCTTATTACAG TCATGTTTGGTCAAAAATGATTGCTGCTGATTTGTACAGTGCTTTTCAAGATATCTCatataagaataaagaatCATTGAAGGAACTCGGTGGAAGATATCGCGAATCATTTTTATCTGTTGGTGGTACTTATTCTGCACGTGAGAATTTCAGAAAGTTTAGTGGAAGAGATCCCAGCCCAAAAGCACTTCTGAAGAACCTTAGATTGGATACAAAATGTAGTATGTCAGAAATTACTAATGATACGATCCAAGGAAACTTGAAATAA